Part of the Acetomicrobium thermoterrenum DSM 13490 genome is shown below.
TTCAGCCATGGCTTTTCTCATTTCATCTGTAGGCTTTGTAACGGTATCACTCCTCAGGTCGATGGTAGACATCATATATTCCCCTTTCATAAAACATGTAAGTTTTTTAAAATTGACTCAAGTCGCAGTATAGGAGATAAAATCTACGGTAAATATTAATTATAATACATGCTATCGGCATAATTGTCTTCATCATTGAATAACGATACTACCTGCGGAGGGATTAAACTTGTTTAGTGATGTGAATTATTTTAGATTTTCCGCTAAAGAGAAAGACAGTGCTTGCAAGGTGGACCAGGTCGCGCACGAAAAAGATATTGCAATTTACGTAAACAAATCTTACTACACATCCCTACGAGCGACGCTGAATGATACAAAAGAATTGGCCATAGGTCACTTATTCTTTCATGACGTGGTTAAAAGTCATGACAATATAGAAGATATTGAAAACGAAGACAAGGCAATTGTAAAGGTCGAATTGAAACCTTCTTCATCCTGCCAAAATAATGTGCTCGAATATATAGATGTAAATTGGACAGTAAGCGCAGATGCGATATATGGTGGTATTGCGCTTCTACAAGAAGCTCCCCTCTATAGAAAGACAGGAGCATTCCACGTAGCTATTTTAATGCACCATAAAGGTTACAAATATTTTCTATTGGAAGATATAGCAAGGCATAATGTAATAGAAAAGGCTATAGGTAAAGCAATACTTGAAGGTATAAAAAGAGAAGAATACATGTTATTGTTTTCAGGAAGACTAATGCATGAATTGGTTAGAAAAATGTTGATCGCTAAAATACCGATAATAGGAGGTATTTCTGCCACTACATGTGAGGCGATAGACCTGGCACAAAAATACGGAGCTACATTAATCGGTTTTATACGCGAAGGAAGAATGAACGTTTACACTCACCCCGCCAGAATTATCGAGTTTTTTAAATGCTAAAAAGGTAAGTTTTCCAGGAATAATATGTTCCGGAACATCAATTCCCATTTCGACATCGGGCCTGTTCTCTCCATGAAAATCGCTTCCCGCCGTAGGATTTAATCCGAACTTGGCCGCTAATTTTAGAAAACCAAATATTTCCTCGGCACTGTGATGGCTGGAATAACATTCTAACCCCCAAAGCCCCGCATCCTTAAGCTTTCTTAACAAAATGTCGAAGGGTTCGGAATCCAGGTAAATTTCCCCGGGATGAGCCAATACCGATATCCCTCCTGCGTTTTGAATTAAAGCTATACATTCCTCAGGACTCAACGTTTTCCTGGGCACATAAGCCAACGCTCCTTTGCCAATAAGCCTATCGAAGGCTTCTTTAAGGCTTGAAACATACCCCTTCTTCATAAGAACCCTGGCTATATGTGGTCTTGCAATTACATCCCCTTCGGATTCCCTTATAACTTCCTCAATAGATATGTCATATCCTAGCGTTTTAAGCTTTGCGCACATCTTTTCATT
Proteins encoded:
- a CDS encoding formate dehydrogenase accessory sulfurtransferase FdhD, which gives rise to MFSDVNYFRFSAKEKDSACKVDQVAHEKDIAIYVNKSYYTSLRATLNDTKELAIGHLFFHDVVKSHDNIEDIENEDKAIVKVELKPSSSCQNNVLEYIDVNWTVSADAIYGGIALLQEAPLYRKTGAFHVAILMHHKGYKYFLLEDIARHNVIEKAIGKAILEGIKREEYMLLFSGRLMHELVRKMLIAKIPIIGGISATTCEAIDLAQKYGATLIGFIREGRMNVYTHPARIIEFFKC
- a CDS encoding PHP domain-containing protein encodes the protein MSLTDHDTTDGLQEFEESCRKHNVPGLPGIELSAEYYDDVHILGYGMFYTSPEFQEKLTALRKLRDERNEKMCAKLKTLGYDISIEEVIRESEGDVIARPHIARVLMKKGYVSSLKEAFDRLIGKGALAYVPRKTLSPEECIALIQNAGGISVLAHPGEIYLDSEPFDILLRKLKDAGLWGLECYSSHHSAEEIFGFLKLAAKFGLNPTAGSDFHGENRPDVEMGIDVPEHIIPGKLTFLAFKKLDNSGGVSVNVHSSFAYKTD